The Punica granatum isolate Tunisia-2019 chromosome 4, ASM765513v2, whole genome shotgun sequence genome has a window encoding:
- the LOC116202534 gene encoding olee1-like protein: MAKSVIFFASALCFLSLLGAALGDSRFFVEGEVYCDTCRAQFITRVSEYLKGAQVRLECRNREGGDLTYSVDGHTDEKGVYRLPVDEEHEEEVCEILLVKSNKPGCEEVSQDPYLRKSARVSLTANNGIASPIRAASPLGFMKSEPLKECAEVFKELGMTPNGLVD, translated from the exons ATGGCAAAGTCAGTCATCTTCTTTGCCTCTGCCCTTTGCTTCTTGTCACTCCTGGGGGCCGCCCTCGGTGACTCCCGCTTCTTCGTTGAGGGCGAGGTCTACTGCGACACCTGCCGTGCCCAGTTCATCACCAGAGTCAGCGAGTACCTCAAGG GTGCCCAGGTGCGCTTGGAGTGCAGAAACCGTGAGGGAGGAGACCTGACCTACAGCGTTGACGGCCACACCGACGAGAAAGGAGTCTACCGCCTCCCAGTGGATGAAGAGCACGAGGAGGAGGTATGCGAGATCTTGCTCGTGAAGAGCAACAAGCCCGGTTGCGAGGAAGTCAGCCAGGATCCTTACCTCAGGAAGAGTGCCAGGGTCAGCCTTACAGCTAACAATGGCATTGCTAGCCCGATCCGTGCTGCCAGTCCTCTTGGCTTCATGAAGTCCGAGCCTCTTAAGGAGTGCGCTGAGGTCTTCAAGGAACTCGGCATGACCCCCAACGGCCTTGTCGATTAA